From the genome of Uranotaenia lowii strain MFRU-FL chromosome 1, ASM2978415v1, whole genome shotgun sequence, one region includes:
- the LOC129755792 gene encoding transcriptional protein SWT1 codes for MGSQKRTMSSSKSKQTGKNGEKDVAASCSASLGSEAPNSAGEKCDDEPPLPKHWVKKESKKRPGKHYYFNLKTKESLWEHPSQTSILQKEEQIIRNVYAGSKKEKLSPVSPEKGSSGNKGGEKLMKLKNEGQTKKRNLANTRLDAFRKILEHERKELVDNQTQQLTQKKESTCKPSTKVSTKTESPNKGKQKKAAPNLTEQQLNNPRRKRTISPKENAPTKNAKISAKSQTISKRVSPRSFNKLKTEICDNIRSQVKEQLKSEVVPLKDFKIPKKPKQENFSSIVCDDISKLSQENIVKTELKPDDSYVSKVVITEDTPEIVTSCKQLVECKAYNEVDGQVTNNNSTEVPSNAVSNLKPNKSPEFSKPCGQIVLEEYAYPEVFAKHRKLETTETPSKNRSQSVAPILCQTPEILEPPRKPYNFPIAASTPKSSDTNFYKSPANDRLGNIRQQLAEEVQLQSQHFDEDTEMTDLSEQNCSNAQQNDLELMDWDDIPEEVALREVTAMRQKVTSNGVSLESIETNIPEYRVHLFDETSTYQRFFWMIIDTNIFLSNQKPLEKLFQNGFAHIGQPILIIPYVVLQELDRIKHREKGKPLSYAATASIHFLNKHLKSRDPRIKGQSALESVQSLIPIENPDDNIINCCLQVRQIITGSGTELMLLSNDVNLRNKALVNGIPSFGFAELAAEADRIRFAADVDSVTGSR; via the exons ATGGGTTCCCAAAAACGGACTATGTCCTCATCCAAATCCAAACAGACAGGTAAGAACGGTGAAAAAGATGTTGCCGCTTCCTGCAGTGCCAGTCTCGGGAGTGAAGCTCCGAATAGCGCTGGGGAAAAGTGTGACGATGAACCTCCGCTTCCCAAGCATTGGGTCAAGAAAGAATCGAAAAAACGCCCGGGAAAGCACTACTATTTCAACCTGAAAACCAAAGAAAGTCTTTGGGAACATCCGAGCCAGACGTCAATCCTACAAAAGGAAGAACAAATCATCCGGAATGTGTATGCTGGTTCCAAGAAGGAGAAGCTTTCACCCGTTTCACCTGAAAAAGGCTCATCCGGAAATAAAGGCGGCGAGAAGCTGATGAAGCTTAAGAATGAGGGTCAAACAAAAAAACGGAACCTGGCAAATACTCGGTTGGACGcgtttcgaaaaatattggaacaCGAACGTAAGGAGCTGGTTGATAACCAGACACAGCAGCTTACACAAAAAAAG gaAAGTACCTGTAAGCCTAGTACTAAAGTATCAACCAAGACTGAATCTCCAAACAAAGGAAAACAAAAGAAGGCGGCGCCAAATTTAACCGAGCAACAGTTAAATAATCCGCGTCGGAAAAGAACTATTAGCCCTAAGGAAAACGCCCCAACGAAAAACGCAAAAATCAGCGCCAAAAGTCAAACTATCAGCAAAAGAGTTTCTCCGAGAAGTTTCAACAAACTTAAAACGGAGATTTGTGATAATATTAGAAGTCAAGTTAAGGAACAATTGAAGTCGGAAGTTGTACCTttgaaagatttcaaaattccgaagaagccaaaacaagaaaatttttcttcgatCGTTTGCGATGACATAAGTAAACTATCTCAAGAAAATATTGTTAAGACTGAGTTGAAACCTGATGATTCTTATGTATCGAAAGTTGTTATTACGGAAGATACGCCTGAAATCGTAACATCCTGCAAACAACTTGTAGAATGTAAAGCATACAATGAGGTTGATGGACAAGTTACCAACAACAATTCAACCGAGGTTCCGTCGAATGCAGTTAGTAACTTAAAGCCGAATAAGAGTCCCGAATTTTCAAAACCCTGCGGTCAGATTGTTTTAGAAGAATACGCGTACCCCGAAGTCTTCGCAAAGCACCGTAAGCTTGAAACCACAGAGACGCCTTCAAAAAATAGATCACAGTCTGTTGCGCCAATCCTTTGTCAAACACCAGAAATTCTCGAACCACCACGAAAACCTTATAATTTTCCTATAGCTGCTTCTACACCGAAAAGCAGTgatacaaatttttataaatcacCTGCAAATGATCGTCTGGGCAACATCCGTCAACAGTTGGCCGAAGAAGTCCAGCTTCAATCTCAACATTTTGACGAGGACACGGAAATGACAGACCTTAGTGAACAGAATTGTTCGAACGCTCAACAAAACGATCTAGAGCTGATGGATTGGGATGATATTCCAGAAGAAGTAGCTCTGCGGGAAGTTACTGCCATGCGTCAAAAAGTTACCTCCAACGGTGTATCACTGGAATCGATTGAAACTAACATTCCCGAATACCGAGTCCATCTATTTGACGAAACATCTACCTATCAGCGCTTTTTCTGGATGATTATTGACACCAACATCTTTTTGTCCAACCAGAAGCCATtggaaaaattgtttcaaaatggtTTTGCTCACATTGGCCAGCCAATCCTCATCATTCCGTATGTAGTTTTACAGGAACTGGACCGTATCAAACATCGGGAAAAGGGTAAACCTCTTTCCTATGCCGCTACGGCATCTATCCATTTCCTCAATAAACATCTCAAGTCCAGGGACCCCCGCATCAAAGGACAATCGGCGCTAGAGTCGGTCCAATCGTTGATCCCGATTGAAAATCCCGACGACAACATCATCAATTGTTGCCTCCAGGTGCGCCAGATAATCACCGGTTCCGGCACCGAACTGATGCTGCTGTCCAACGATGTCAATCTGCGCAACAAAGCTCTAGTCAATGGGATTCCGTCGTTCGGGTTTGCAGAGCTGGCGGCCGAAGCCGATCGGATACGGTTTGCTGCGGATGTCGATTCGGTGACCGGAAGCAGATGA
- the LOC129755476 gene encoding probable E3 ubiquitin-protein ligase makorin-1, with amino-acid sequence MECLDAFIGPGPSAGSSTTSAAPTVALPQSSEVCKFFKLGSCRFGTSCRFLHVAATAVDQPSAQTSPNVSSTAGVQIPTTGAPVKCSFKIDPLKWVNAPEFVPKSKQTPSTDVSDGLEEMQLEKEQEQEDDNLEGAIRESSDPDELAADDADSERGGAGSGAISYADIVTMHNNHNGMGIIEEQVDCVLCPYYENSGVCLLDECPYEHGEPCELCGRFCLNPADKEQQRQHNVECIKQHELDMEHSFAIQRSKDKICGICLEVILEKPGREQRFGILPNCNHVFCLECIRTWRKAQNFENKIKRGCPTCRISSDFVCPSIVWVEGQEEKEKLINDYKKACNTTHCKHFNKGSGKCPFGNKCFYKHALPSGQLVDMGGPSRSSDRLRLSHLHDFFRTVIRQRGRLSEEFVSLFISDSEDSEMSELYDYYDI; translated from the exons ATGGAATGTCTGGACGCCTTCATTGGGCCGGGACCATCTGCTGGTTCATCAACGACGTCCGCAGCACCCACCGTCGCCTTACCACAATCGTCCGAAGTTTGCAAGTTCTTCAAGCTTGGATCATGTCGCTTTGGAACCAGCTGTAGATTTCTCCACGTGGCTGCAACGGCAGTCGATCAGCCCTCAGCCCAGACATCACCAAATGTATCCTCGACCGCGGGAGTACAAATCCCAACAACCGGTGCTCCGGTGAAATGCTCATTCAAAATCGATCCATTGAAATGGGTCAATGCACCGGAGTTCGTGCCCAAATCGAAACAAACTCCTTCTACGGATGTATCGGATGGTTTGGAAGAAATGCAGTTGGAAAAAGAACAAGAGCAGGAGGATGACAACCTTGAAGGTGCTATACGGGAGTCAAGTGATCCAGATGAACTGGCCGCCGATGATGCCGACAGTGAGCGGGGTGGTGCTGGTTCTGGTGCGATATCCTATGCCGACATCGTGACTATGCACAACAATCACAACGGGATGGGAATCATCGAGGAACAAGTCGATTGTGTGCTTTGTCCGTACTACGAGAACAGCGGAGTGTGCCTGTTGGACGAGTGTCCTTACGAACATGGCGAACCTTGTGAACTGTGCGGTCGGTTTTGCCTAAATCCTGCCGACAAGGAACAGCAACGGCAGCACAACGTGGAATGCATCAAACAGCACGAGCTGGATATGGAGCATTCGTTCGCTATACAGCGATCCAAGGACAAAATCTGCGGTATCTGTCTGGAGGTGATCCTTGAAAAACCCGGCCGTGAGCAGCGATTTGGCATTCTACCGAACTGCAATCACGTGTTTTGTCTAGAGTGTATACGGACCTGGCGGAAGGCACAAAActtcgaaaataaaatcaaaag GGGTTGCCCAACGTGCCGTATATCGTCGGATTTTGTCTGTCCGAGCATCGTTTGGGTCGAGGGCCAGGAGGAgaaagaaaaactaatcaaCGACTATAAGAAAGCGTGTAACACAACTCACTGCAAGCACTTCAACAAGGGCTCGGGTAAGTGCCCGTTCGGTAACAAATGCTTCTACAAACACGCCCTGCCAAGTGGCCAGCTGGTCGACATGGGCGGCCCTTCACGATCGTCGGACCGTCTTCGGCTTTCCCACCTGCAT GACTTTTTCCGAACTGTGATCCGTCAGCGTGGTCGTCTGTCGGAAGAGTTTGTGTCACTGTTCATATCCGATAGCGAAGACTCGGAAATGTCCGAACTGTACGACTATTATGACATTTAG